A genomic stretch from Arachis stenosperma cultivar V10309 chromosome 3, arast.V10309.gnm1.PFL2, whole genome shotgun sequence includes:
- the LOC130970860 gene encoding putative pentatricopeptide repeat-containing protein At3g18840, with protein MRHLRVRDALVYHDHVLAIKSGLASSIFTCNQLIHNYSNHGFVQEAQKVFDGMHQRNEFSWNAIIMAYIKAHNLTRARSLFDSASHKDLVAYNSMLSAYVGADGYETEALDFFAAMQSARDTVGIDEITLTTMLNLTAKLGMAYHGKQIHSYMVKTANDSSKFATSSLIDMYSKCGSFHEACSVLSGCDGMVDLVSKNAMIAACCREGEMDMALNLFWKNHELNNIVSWNTLLVGYAQNGYMEKALALFAEMIENGIGCDEHTLASVLSTCSGLKCLKLGNCVHAWVLRNGCISNQFISSGIVDLYCRCGNIRYAELVYAGIGIENPFAVSSLITCYSSQGNMIEAQRLFNSLTERNSVVWTALFSGYVKSQQCEAVFKHFREYISTKALVPQAMIIIRVLGACTMQAALSLGRQIHAYILRMRFLMDEKLLGALVDMYSKCGNIMHAEKIFRLVNNSNRDAILYNIMIAGYAHHGLENKAIQLFEEMSKKSVKPDAITFVALLSACRHCGLVELGEKIFISMKEEYNVVPDNYHYACIVDMYGRANQLEKAVEFIRKIPIQIDATIWGAFLNVCQMSNNTDLVKQAEEKLLKIDVDNGSRYVQLANLYAAKGKWDEKGRIREKMREKEAKKVAGCSWIYVADGIHVFTSGDASHTKGDPIYAT; from the coding sequence ATGAGGCATTTGAGAGTGAGAGATGCTCTGGTGTACCATGATCATGTCCTTGCTATAAAATCTGGTTTGGCATCAAGCATTTTTACTTGTAATCAACTCATTCACAACTACTCGAACCATGGCTTTGTTCAAGAGGCACAGAAAGTGTTCGATGGAATGCATCAACGAAATGAATTCTCTTGGAATGCCATTATTATGGCCTACATAAAAGCACACAATTTGACTCGAGCACGATCACTTTTCGATTCTGCCTCCCACAAGGACTTGGTTGCTTACAATTCCATGTTGTCGGCTTATGTCGGCGCTGATGGTTATGAAACCGAGGCACTTGATTTCTTTGCTGCAATGCAATCTGCGCGCGACACGGTTGGGATTGATGAGATCACTTTGACAaccatgcttaacttgactgcCAAGCTAGGCATGGCGTACCATGGGAAGCAAATACATTCATACATGGTGAAAACTGCAAATGATTCAAGCAAGTTTGCAACAAGCTCTCTTATTGACATGTACTCTAAATGTGGTTCTTTTCACGAAGCATGCAGCGTGCTTAGTGGTTGTGATGGGATGGTGGATTTGGTTTCAAAGAATGCAATGATTGCAGCTTGTTGTAGGGAAGGAGAGATGGACATGGCTTTGAATCTGTTTtggaaaaatcatgaattaaatAACATTGTATCCTGGAATACGTTGCTTGTAGGATATGCTCAGAATGGCTATATGGAGAAGGCACTTGCCTTGTTTGCCGAGATGATTGAAAATGGTATCGGCTGCGATGAACACACTTTGGCTAGTGTTTTGAGTACCTGCTCTGGTTTAAAGTGCTTGAAATTAGGCAACTGTGTTCATGCTTGGGTGTTGAGAAATGGTTGCatttcaaatcaatttattAGCAGTGGCATTGTTGATCTCTACTGTAGGTGTGGGAATATTAGATATGCGGAGTTAGTCTATGCAGGAATTGGGATTGAGAATCCATTTGCAGTTTCTTCATTGATTACATGCTACTCATCTCAAGGTAACATGATAGAAGCTCAAAGGCTCTTCAATTCACTTACAGAAAGAAATTCTGTTGTCTGGACAGCTTTATTTTCAGGTTATGTCAAATCACAACAATGCGAGGCAGTCTTCAAACACTTCAGAGAGTATATATCTACAAAAGCTCTAGTTCCTCAAGCGATGATCATTATTCGTGTGCTTGGCGCATGTACAATGCAAGCAGCCCTTAGTTTGGGAAGGCAGATTCATGCTTACATCTTGAGAATGAGATTCCTTATGGATGAGAAATTGCTGGGTGCTTTGGTTGATATGTACTCAAAATGTGGGAATATTATGCATGCTGAGAAAATCTTTAGACTAGTTAACAACAGCAACAGAGATGCAATCTTGTATAATATTATGATAGCTGGTTATGCTCACCATGGGCTTGAAAATAAAGCTATTCAGCTTTTTGAGGAGATGTCGAAGAAAAGTGTCAAGCCTGATGCAATTACTTTTGTTGCACTCCTTTCGGCTTGTCGGCATTGTGGATTAGTAGAACTAGGAGAAAAGATTTTCatttccatgaaagaagagtaCAATGTAGTGCCTGATAATTACCACTATGCATGTATTGTTGATATGTATGGAAGGGCTAATCAACTAGAAAAGGCAGTAGAATTTATCAGGAAGATCCCTATACAGATAGATGCTACAATCTGGGGTGCATTTCTTAATGTTTGTCAAATGAGCAACAATACAGACCTTGTCAAACAGGCAGAAGAGAAACTGTTAAAGATTGATGTCGATAATGGGTCTCGGTATGTGCAATTGGCCAATCTTTATGCTGCCAAAGGGAAATGGGATGAGAAGGGaagaataagagagaaaatGAGAGAAAAAGAGGCTAAGAAGGTTGCTGGTTGCAGTTGGATATATGTGGCAGATGGTATTCATGTATTCACTTCTGGTGATGCATCTCATACAAAAGGAGATCCAATATATGCAACTTGA
- the LOC130970477 gene encoding uncharacterized protein LOC130970477 isoform X1, producing MPNSDTKNMHHNIKWHHSGFKQFSFMNTTTTTTVSVSTHKRSISEPMKNRAMEEEQVENIIQPSYHPKMELGELKQSIESKKRQYHNMDLQSSLTQEILQLQKRLQQQFVIRRALEKACYLPYSQDATLENSIPKAAKELIKEIGILELEVVYLEQHLLSLYRRRFDQQITTLSTKERRLETASDIERGTVEGATSEKEATVMQYSNISPSNNNSTNCEVKEYYNQLVPDTVLGSSVHRCHSELSQRSVCLVEASPEHIKSKTLDNYHSLPLSMLEQAQCAKSSSTSLGEHLGNFYVDNVPETPNWLSEEMIKCISAIYCELSEPPSLGLKNVSSSISFSSSGYELSSESQSSKLGSQWKKRSSFNLNSTNPFHVKGSKEFSEPYCSMVRIQQLCTDDQKLKEIEYMLRRFRSLVSRLDEVNPRNMRHEEKLAFWINVHNALAMHALLVYGVSANNVKRMSTVLKAAYNIGGYTISLDQIQDFILGCRLPRPGQWLRLWFPSKTKSKVRDARKGFAIRRPEPLLIFALCSGSHSDPALHVYTPKRVLEELESAKEEYILSTTSITKEQKIVVPKIVESFAKSSGLGAFDLMEMVKPYLPDSQRKSIREFQSRTSWKGIELAPHNFTFHYLLSKELG from the exons TGAGCCAATGAAAAATAGAGCCATGGAAGAAGAACAAGTAGAGAACATCATTCAACCTTCTTATCACCCTAAAATG GAACTGGGAGAACTCAAGCAAAGCATTGAATCCAAGAAGAGGCAATACCATAATATGGATCTTCAAAGTTCTTTGACTCAAGag ATTCTGCAGCTTCAAAAACGATTACAGCAACAATTTGTGATAAGGCGTGCATTAGAGAAAGCATGTTACCTACCTTATTCACAGGATGCTACATTAGAAAATTCAATACCTAAg GCTGCCAAAGAACTGATTAAGGAGATTGGAATATTGGAATTAGAAGTTGTGTATTTGGAACAACACTTGCTATCTTTGTATAGGAGAAGATTTGATCAACAAATTACAACTCTATCAACCAAGGAAAGAAGATTGGAAACAGCTTCTGACATTGAAAGAGGAACTGTTGAAGGTGCTACCTCAGAAAAGGAAGCTACAGTTATGCAATATAGTAACATTTCACCCAGTAATAATAATTCAACTAACTGTGAGGTCAAGGAATATTACAACCAGCTGGTACCTGATACTGTTTTAGGCTCTAGCGTTCATCGATGTCACTCGGAACTATCTCAGCGATCGGTATGCTTAGTTGAAGCTTCTCCTGAGCACATTAAGAGCAAAACTCTAGACAACTACCATTCTCTGCCATTATCCATGCTAGAA CAAGCTCAGTGTGCTAAATCCAGTTCAACCAGCCTGGGAGAGCATCTGGGGAATTTCTATGTTGATAATGTTCCAGAGACGCCGAATTGGCTTTCTGAAGAGATGATTAAGTGCATATCTGCCATATATTGTGAACTTTCAGAGCCACCTTCTCTTGGTCTTAAAAATGTTTCATCCTCCATTTCATTCTCATCATCTGGTTATGAACTTTCTTCAGAGAGCCAGAGTAGTAAGTTGGGATCGCAGTGGAAGAAGCGTTCCTCCTTCAATTTGAACTCCACTAACCCTTTCCATGTCAAAGGATCAAAAGAATTTAGTGAACCTTACTGCTCAATGGTAAGGATTCAGCAACTATGTACAGATGATCAGAAACTAAAAGAGATTGAATACATGCTACGGAGATTCAG GTCACTTGTTTCTCGGCTGGACGAAGTTAATCCTAGAAACATGAGGCATGAAGAGAAGCTAGCCTTTTGGATTAATGTGCACAATGCATTAGCAATGCAT GCCTTATTAGTATATGGAGTTTCAGCCAATAATGTTAAAAGAATGTCTACAGTACTTAAG GCTGCATATAACATTGGGGGTTATACTATAAGCTTAGACCAGATACAAGACTTCATTTTAGGGTGCAGATTGCCTCGTCCAGGACAA TGGCTGCGGCTGTGGTTTCCATCAAAGACAAAATCCAAGGTTAGAGATGCAAGAAAAGGATTCGCCATACGTCGTCCAGAACCTTTGTTAATATTTGCGCTTTGCTCGGGAAGCCATTCTGATCCTGCG CTACATGTGTACACACCGAAGAGAGTCCTTGAGGAGCTAGAATCTGCAAAAGAAGAATACATTCTGTCCACTACCAGCATAACCAAGGAACAGAAAATAGTAGTCCCGAAAATAGTCGAGTCTTTTGCGAAGAGTTCAGGTCTGGGAGCATTTGATTTGATGGAGATGGTTAAGCCTTATTTACCTGATTCTCAGAGGAAAAGCATTAGGGAGTTTCAGTCTAGAACAAGCTGGAAAGGCATTGAATTAGCCCCTCATAACTTCACTTTCCATTATCTGTTGTCAAAGGAACTAGGTTAG
- the LOC130969095 gene encoding non-legume hemoglobin-like, whose product MEFTEEQEALVVNSWDVLKNNSADLGLKFFLKIFSAAPAATALFSYLKDSKVPLDQNPKLKTHATIVFVMIGESAIQLRKTGKAMDESDLKHLGAVHFKFGVLHEHFQVAKKALLETIKEGAGELWSPALSNAWGVAYDHLVASIESQIK is encoded by the exons ATGGAATTCACTGAAGAGCAAGAAGCCCTTGTTGTCAACTCATGGGATGTTCTCAAGAACAATTCTGCTGACCTTGGTCTCAAGTTTTTTTTGaa AATATTTAGTGCTGCTCCAGCAGCTACAGCATTGTTCTCATATTTGAAAGACTCAAAGGTTCCGTTGGACCAAAATCCTAAGCTCAAGACTCATGCCACCATTGTTTTTGTCATG ATTGGTGAATCAGCAATTCAACTCAGAAAAACTGGAAAAGCCATGGATGAATCTGACTTGAAACATTTAGGTGCTGTTCATTTCAAATTTGGTGTACTACATGAGCATTTCCAG GTGGCAAAGAAGGCACTGTTGGAGACAATAAAAGAAGGAGCAGGTGAATTATGGTCACCGGCACTGAGCAATGCATGGGGAGTAGCTTATGATCACCTTGTTGCATCCATTGAATctcaaattaaatga
- the LOC130969084 gene encoding non-symbiotic hemoglobin 1, with protein sequence MSTLEATAFTEEQEALVVKSWNAMKKNSAELGFKFFLKIFEISPSAQKLFSFLKDSKVPLEQNPKLKTHAVTVFVMTCESAVQLRKAGKVTVRESNLKKMGATHLRVGVVDAHFEVTKFALLETIKEAVPEMWSPAMKEAWSEAYDQLVGAIKSEMKPSA encoded by the exons ATGAGCACCCTGGAGGCAACAGCATTCACTGAAGAGCAAGAAGCTCTTGTGGTCAAGTCATGGAATGCTATGAAGAAGAATTCTGCTGAACTTGGTTTCAAGTTTTTCCTTAA GATATTTGAGATTTCTCCATCAGCTCAGAAACTGTTTTCATTCTTGAAAGACTCAAAAGTTCCTTTGGAGCAGAATCCCAAGCTCAAGACACATGCCGTGACTGTATTTGTTATG ACATGTGAATCAGCAGTTCAACTTCGAAAGGCTGGAAAAGTGACCGTGAGAGAATCAAACTTGAAAAAAATGGGTGCTACCCATTTGAGAGTTGGTGTTGTAGATGCACATTTTGAG GTGACAAAGTTTGCACTGTTGGAAACAATAAAAGAAGCAGTGCCTGAAATGTGGTcaccagccatgaaggaagcaTGGAGTGAAGCTTATGATCAGCTTGTTGGTGCCATCAAATCTGAGATGAAACCTTctgcttaa
- the LOC130970477 gene encoding uncharacterized protein LOC130970477 isoform X2: protein MNTTTTTTVSVSTHKRSISEPMKNRAMEEEQVENIIQPSYHPKMELGELKQSIESKKRQYHNMDLQSSLTQEILQLQKRLQQQFVIRRALEKACYLPYSQDATLENSIPKAAKELIKEIGILELEVVYLEQHLLSLYRRRFDQQITTLSTKERRLETASDIERGTVEGATSEKEATVMQYSNISPSNNNSTNCEVKEYYNQLVPDTVLGSSVHRCHSELSQRSVCLVEASPEHIKSKTLDNYHSLPLSMLEQAQCAKSSSTSLGEHLGNFYVDNVPETPNWLSEEMIKCISAIYCELSEPPSLGLKNVSSSISFSSSGYELSSESQSSKLGSQWKKRSSFNLNSTNPFHVKGSKEFSEPYCSMVRIQQLCTDDQKLKEIEYMLRRFRSLVSRLDEVNPRNMRHEEKLAFWINVHNALAMHALLVYGVSANNVKRMSTVLKAAYNIGGYTISLDQIQDFILGCRLPRPGQWLRLWFPSKTKSKVRDARKGFAIRRPEPLLIFALCSGSHSDPALHVYTPKRVLEELESAKEEYILSTTSITKEQKIVVPKIVESFAKSSGLGAFDLMEMVKPYLPDSQRKSIREFQSRTSWKGIELAPHNFTFHYLLSKELG from the exons TGAGCCAATGAAAAATAGAGCCATGGAAGAAGAACAAGTAGAGAACATCATTCAACCTTCTTATCACCCTAAAATG GAACTGGGAGAACTCAAGCAAAGCATTGAATCCAAGAAGAGGCAATACCATAATATGGATCTTCAAAGTTCTTTGACTCAAGag ATTCTGCAGCTTCAAAAACGATTACAGCAACAATTTGTGATAAGGCGTGCATTAGAGAAAGCATGTTACCTACCTTATTCACAGGATGCTACATTAGAAAATTCAATACCTAAg GCTGCCAAAGAACTGATTAAGGAGATTGGAATATTGGAATTAGAAGTTGTGTATTTGGAACAACACTTGCTATCTTTGTATAGGAGAAGATTTGATCAACAAATTACAACTCTATCAACCAAGGAAAGAAGATTGGAAACAGCTTCTGACATTGAAAGAGGAACTGTTGAAGGTGCTACCTCAGAAAAGGAAGCTACAGTTATGCAATATAGTAACATTTCACCCAGTAATAATAATTCAACTAACTGTGAGGTCAAGGAATATTACAACCAGCTGGTACCTGATACTGTTTTAGGCTCTAGCGTTCATCGATGTCACTCGGAACTATCTCAGCGATCGGTATGCTTAGTTGAAGCTTCTCCTGAGCACATTAAGAGCAAAACTCTAGACAACTACCATTCTCTGCCATTATCCATGCTAGAA CAAGCTCAGTGTGCTAAATCCAGTTCAACCAGCCTGGGAGAGCATCTGGGGAATTTCTATGTTGATAATGTTCCAGAGACGCCGAATTGGCTTTCTGAAGAGATGATTAAGTGCATATCTGCCATATATTGTGAACTTTCAGAGCCACCTTCTCTTGGTCTTAAAAATGTTTCATCCTCCATTTCATTCTCATCATCTGGTTATGAACTTTCTTCAGAGAGCCAGAGTAGTAAGTTGGGATCGCAGTGGAAGAAGCGTTCCTCCTTCAATTTGAACTCCACTAACCCTTTCCATGTCAAAGGATCAAAAGAATTTAGTGAACCTTACTGCTCAATGGTAAGGATTCAGCAACTATGTACAGATGATCAGAAACTAAAAGAGATTGAATACATGCTACGGAGATTCAG GTCACTTGTTTCTCGGCTGGACGAAGTTAATCCTAGAAACATGAGGCATGAAGAGAAGCTAGCCTTTTGGATTAATGTGCACAATGCATTAGCAATGCAT GCCTTATTAGTATATGGAGTTTCAGCCAATAATGTTAAAAGAATGTCTACAGTACTTAAG GCTGCATATAACATTGGGGGTTATACTATAAGCTTAGACCAGATACAAGACTTCATTTTAGGGTGCAGATTGCCTCGTCCAGGACAA TGGCTGCGGCTGTGGTTTCCATCAAAGACAAAATCCAAGGTTAGAGATGCAAGAAAAGGATTCGCCATACGTCGTCCAGAACCTTTGTTAATATTTGCGCTTTGCTCGGGAAGCCATTCTGATCCTGCG CTACATGTGTACACACCGAAGAGAGTCCTTGAGGAGCTAGAATCTGCAAAAGAAGAATACATTCTGTCCACTACCAGCATAACCAAGGAACAGAAAATAGTAGTCCCGAAAATAGTCGAGTCTTTTGCGAAGAGTTCAGGTCTGGGAGCATTTGATTTGATGGAGATGGTTAAGCCTTATTTACCTGATTCTCAGAGGAAAAGCATTAGGGAGTTTCAGTCTAGAACAAGCTGGAAAGGCATTGAATTAGCCCCTCATAACTTCACTTTCCATTATCTGTTGTCAAAGGAACTAGGTTAG
- the LOC130969094 gene encoding non-legume hemoglobin-like gives MALTAQQESLIVNSWDMLKNNSADHGLKFFLKIFSAAPEATALFSYLKDSSVPLDQNPKLKTHATVVFVMIAETAIQLRKTGKVNVGESNLKHLGAVHLKLGVTHAHFALAKAALLETIKEGVPCIWSTALSDAWGVAYDQLVAAIKAEMK, from the exons ATGGCACTCACTGCACAGCAAGAATCCCTCATTGTCAACTCATGGGATATGCTCAAGAACAATTCCGCAGACCACGGCCTCAAATTTTTCTTGAA AATATTCAGTGCTGCACCAGAAGCAACGGCATTGTTCTCATATTTGAAAGATTCAAGTGTTCCTTTGGACCAAAACCCCAAGCTCAAGACACATGCTACTGTTGTATTTGTCATG ATTGCTGAAACAGCTATTCAACTGCGAAAGACTGGAAAAGTCAATGTGGGagaatcaaacttaaaacatttGGGAGCTGTTCATTTAAAATTGGGTGTCACACATGCACACTTTGCG ttggcAAAGGCAGCACTTTTGGAGACAATAAAAGAAGGGGTACCATGCATTTGGTCAACGGCATTGAGTGATGCATGGGGAGTAGCTTATGATCAACTTGTTGCTGCTATCAAAGCTGAGATGAAGTAG
- the LOC130970477 gene encoding uncharacterized protein LOC130970477 isoform X3 has translation MKNRAMEEEQVENIIQPSYHPKMELGELKQSIESKKRQYHNMDLQSSLTQEILQLQKRLQQQFVIRRALEKACYLPYSQDATLENSIPKAAKELIKEIGILELEVVYLEQHLLSLYRRRFDQQITTLSTKERRLETASDIERGTVEGATSEKEATVMQYSNISPSNNNSTNCEVKEYYNQLVPDTVLGSSVHRCHSELSQRSVCLVEASPEHIKSKTLDNYHSLPLSMLEQAQCAKSSSTSLGEHLGNFYVDNVPETPNWLSEEMIKCISAIYCELSEPPSLGLKNVSSSISFSSSGYELSSESQSSKLGSQWKKRSSFNLNSTNPFHVKGSKEFSEPYCSMVRIQQLCTDDQKLKEIEYMLRRFRSLVSRLDEVNPRNMRHEEKLAFWINVHNALAMHALLVYGVSANNVKRMSTVLKAAYNIGGYTISLDQIQDFILGCRLPRPGQWLRLWFPSKTKSKVRDARKGFAIRRPEPLLIFALCSGSHSDPALHVYTPKRVLEELESAKEEYILSTTSITKEQKIVVPKIVESFAKSSGLGAFDLMEMVKPYLPDSQRKSIREFQSRTSWKGIELAPHNFTFHYLLSKELG, from the exons ATGAAAAATAGAGCCATGGAAGAAGAACAAGTAGAGAACATCATTCAACCTTCTTATCACCCTAAAATG GAACTGGGAGAACTCAAGCAAAGCATTGAATCCAAGAAGAGGCAATACCATAATATGGATCTTCAAAGTTCTTTGACTCAAGag ATTCTGCAGCTTCAAAAACGATTACAGCAACAATTTGTGATAAGGCGTGCATTAGAGAAAGCATGTTACCTACCTTATTCACAGGATGCTACATTAGAAAATTCAATACCTAAg GCTGCCAAAGAACTGATTAAGGAGATTGGAATATTGGAATTAGAAGTTGTGTATTTGGAACAACACTTGCTATCTTTGTATAGGAGAAGATTTGATCAACAAATTACAACTCTATCAACCAAGGAAAGAAGATTGGAAACAGCTTCTGACATTGAAAGAGGAACTGTTGAAGGTGCTACCTCAGAAAAGGAAGCTACAGTTATGCAATATAGTAACATTTCACCCAGTAATAATAATTCAACTAACTGTGAGGTCAAGGAATATTACAACCAGCTGGTACCTGATACTGTTTTAGGCTCTAGCGTTCATCGATGTCACTCGGAACTATCTCAGCGATCGGTATGCTTAGTTGAAGCTTCTCCTGAGCACATTAAGAGCAAAACTCTAGACAACTACCATTCTCTGCCATTATCCATGCTAGAA CAAGCTCAGTGTGCTAAATCCAGTTCAACCAGCCTGGGAGAGCATCTGGGGAATTTCTATGTTGATAATGTTCCAGAGACGCCGAATTGGCTTTCTGAAGAGATGATTAAGTGCATATCTGCCATATATTGTGAACTTTCAGAGCCACCTTCTCTTGGTCTTAAAAATGTTTCATCCTCCATTTCATTCTCATCATCTGGTTATGAACTTTCTTCAGAGAGCCAGAGTAGTAAGTTGGGATCGCAGTGGAAGAAGCGTTCCTCCTTCAATTTGAACTCCACTAACCCTTTCCATGTCAAAGGATCAAAAGAATTTAGTGAACCTTACTGCTCAATGGTAAGGATTCAGCAACTATGTACAGATGATCAGAAACTAAAAGAGATTGAATACATGCTACGGAGATTCAG GTCACTTGTTTCTCGGCTGGACGAAGTTAATCCTAGAAACATGAGGCATGAAGAGAAGCTAGCCTTTTGGATTAATGTGCACAATGCATTAGCAATGCAT GCCTTATTAGTATATGGAGTTTCAGCCAATAATGTTAAAAGAATGTCTACAGTACTTAAG GCTGCATATAACATTGGGGGTTATACTATAAGCTTAGACCAGATACAAGACTTCATTTTAGGGTGCAGATTGCCTCGTCCAGGACAA TGGCTGCGGCTGTGGTTTCCATCAAAGACAAAATCCAAGGTTAGAGATGCAAGAAAAGGATTCGCCATACGTCGTCCAGAACCTTTGTTAATATTTGCGCTTTGCTCGGGAAGCCATTCTGATCCTGCG CTACATGTGTACACACCGAAGAGAGTCCTTGAGGAGCTAGAATCTGCAAAAGAAGAATACATTCTGTCCACTACCAGCATAACCAAGGAACAGAAAATAGTAGTCCCGAAAATAGTCGAGTCTTTTGCGAAGAGTTCAGGTCTGGGAGCATTTGATTTGATGGAGATGGTTAAGCCTTATTTACCTGATTCTCAGAGGAAAAGCATTAGGGAGTTTCAGTCTAGAACAAGCTGGAAAGGCATTGAATTAGCCCCTCATAACTTCACTTTCCATTATCTGTTGTCAAAGGAACTAGGTTAG
- the LOC130969083 gene encoding plastid division protein PDV2 — protein MEEEGIGLVLARATELRLKISNCIHTATATATATFTTSNHAPPTLNGPSPSAADDDDDEATDRLLKICDALETLETQLASLQVLQQQQRYERETALADIESSRKVLIDKLKEYKGKELDVIHEASIFASETVETNNDLLLPPYPSRPPYSMSLDKEYLSQIPSVNKSGRNGLITLDPMIEAKNSLGDKEQNHAANEDKSLRKGLGYFITSAAKTMLTVAGVVSILSVSGFGPNLGKLGVRFNVQDRRQRTEDENERSAAQNVKHRSITQCPPGRILVTENGEARCLVKERVEIPFSAVASTPDINYGCG, from the exons ATGGAAGAAGAGGGAATAGGGTTAGTGTTGGCCAGAGCTACAGAACTCAGATTGAAGATTAGCAATTGCATCCACACCGCCACCGCCACCGCCACCGCCACCTTCACCACATCTAACCACGCGCCTCCCACTCTCAATGGCCCGTCACCTTCCGCCGCCGACGACGATGATGACGAAGCTACTGATAGGCTTCTCAAAATTTGCGATGCTCTCGAAACCTTGGAGACCCAGCTTGCTTCCTTGCAG GTTCTACAACAACAGCAGCGATATGAAAGAGAAACTGCCTTGGCTGACATTGAGAGCAGTCGTAAGGTGTTAATCGATAAGCTGAAGGAGTACAAGGGTAAGGAATTGGATGTGATACATGAagcttccatttttgctagcgaAACTGTCGAAACCAATAATGATCTGCTACTCCCTCCGTATCCAAGCCGCCCCCCATATTCCATGTCTCTGGACAAGGAGTATCTGTCGCAAATCCCTTCTGTGAATAAGTCCGGTCGCAATGGGTTAATCACACTCGATCCAATGATTGAGGCAAAAAACAGCCTAGGTGATAAGGAGCAAAATCATGCTGCAAATGAAGATAAAAGTTTAAGAAAAGGGTTGGGATATTTCATAACTTCTGCAGCCAAAACAATGCTTACAGTTGCTGGAGTGGTATCAATATTAAGTGTGTCTGGCTTTGGGCCTAATCTGGGGAAGTTAGGCGTCCGATTCAATGTACAAGACCGGCGTCAAAGAACAGAAGATGAGAATGAAAGATCTGCTGCCCAGAATGTGAAGCATAGATCAATTACTCAGTGTCCGCCTGGTAGAATTTTGGTGACGGAAAATGGGGAAGCTCGATGTCTTGTGAAAGAGAGAGTGGAAATTCCATTTTCGGCTGTTGCTTCAACACCTGATATAAACTATGGATGTGGTTAA